From Carassius auratus strain Wakin chromosome 1, ASM336829v1, whole genome shotgun sequence, the proteins below share one genomic window:
- the LOC113108508 gene encoding fibrinogen gamma chain-like, with translation MASFMHAAVSILLLSTLTSAQMRGDYSPTQDICNPNDGFGVYCPTTCGVADYLQRYAPDMDRELSQIEQDLEDIANLTRGAQDKVVYLKDSDTQAQKQAPDTYIKKSTSMLDDILRFEKSILAQEDQIYQLQSILQANEKRITDLKQMSQQLDQMCKEPCKDTVEIQTVTGKDCQDIANKGAKVSGLYYVKPARAPEAFLVYCEIDSFGRGWTVLQRRRDGSVDFNKKWIQYKEGFGYLSPDDKTEFWLGNEKIHLLSVQSSVPYVLRIEMVDWEGNKKYADYATFKLGPEVDAYRLTYAYYFGGDAGDAFDGFDFGEDPSDKFYTSHNGMQFSTPDKDNDKYHENCAKDEGSGWWMNRCHAAHLNGKYYQSGKYTEKDSQNGFDDGIIWATWHSRWYSLKETTMKIIPINRIVAGGQESGSKQFGGLGDI, from the exons ATGGCCTCGTTCATGCATGCAGCTGTCTCCATCCTGCTGCTGTCCACATTAACCTCAGCG CAAATGAGAGGTGACTATTCTCCAACGCAAGACATTTGTAACCCAAACGATGGGTTT GGGGTGTACTGCCCAACCACATGTGGAGTTGCTGATTACCTACAGAGGTACGCGCCTGATATGGACAGAGAGCTGAGTCAAATCGAGCAGGATTTGGAGGATATCGCCAACCTTACCAGAGGAGCGCAGGACAAAGTGGTCTACCTGAAGGACTCAGATACACAAGCACAAAAACAAGCACCAG ATACATACATCAAAAAATCTACAAGCATGCTCGACGATATACTGCGATTTGAGAAGAGCATTCTCGCTCAGGAAGATCAAATATA TCAGCTGCAGTCCATTCTTCAGGCTAATGAGAAAAGAATAACCGATTTAAAGCAGATGTCCCAACAGCTGGACCAGATGTGCAAAGAGCCCTGCAAAGACACTGTGGAGATTCAGACAGTCACGGGCAAAG ATTGTCAggacattgcaaacaaaggtgcTAAGGTCAGTGGGCTCTACTATGTGAAACCAGCGAGGGCTCCAGAGGCGTTCTTGGTCTACTGTGAGATAGACAGCTTTGGACGGGGATGGACTGTCCTTCAGAGG AGACGGGATGGCAGTGTCGACTTCAACAAAAAATGGATTCAGTATAAAGAAGGCTTTGGGTACCTCTCTCCAGACGACAAGACTGAGTTCTGGCTGGGGAATGAGAAGATACATCTGTTGTCTGTTCAGTCCAGTGTGCCTTATGTGCTGAGGATAGAGATGGTCGATTGGGAAGGCAACAAAAA GTATGCCGACTACGCCACTTTCAAACTCGGACCAGAAGTCGATGCGTACCGATTGACGTATGCGTATTACTTCGGCGGCGATGCTGGCGATGCCTTTGATGGTTTCGACTTCGGCGAAGATCCCAGTGACAAATTCTACACGTCTCACAACGGCATGCAGTTCAGCACACCTGACAAAGACAACGACAAGTACCATGAAAACTGTGCCAAGGATGAAGGGTCCGGCTGGTGGATGAACCGATGCCATGCCGCTCATCTCAACGGAAAATACTACCAGA GTGGCAAGTACACAGAGAAGGACTCGCAGAATGGATTTGACGATGGCATTATTTGGGCAACGTGGCACAGTCGCTGGTATTCTCTGAAGGAGACCACCATGAAGATCATTCCCATCAACAGAATCGTTGCCGGAGGCCAGGAAAGCGGTTCCAAGCAGTTCGGAGGCCTGGGAGACATTTAA
- the LOC113099882 gene encoding secreted frizzled-related protein 2-like — translation MSRACLALLLALSLPGYLHALHGLYAFDQPELFQKKSHCKPIPANLLLCHDIEYTDMRLPNLLGHESMSEVLQQASSWTPLVQKQCHPDTKKFLCSLFAPVCLDDLDEPIQPCRSLCESVKSGCAPVMAAFGFPWPDMLDCARFPLDNDLCIPPAGADALVPVTKEVPRVCDACKEKPENDNEIVDSLCKNDFALKIKVKEISYMNGDTKIIPETKSKTIYKLNGGVTERDLKKTVLWLKDGLQCVCDEMNDIHAAYLVMGQKMDGDLVITSLKRWQKGQREFKRISRSIRKLQC, via the exons ATGTCGCGCGCGTGTCTGGCTCTGCTGCTCGCGCTCTCCTTACCTGGATATCTGCATGCGCTTCACGGATTATACGCCTTCGATCAGCCCGAGCTCTTTCAGAAGAAGAGCCACTGCAAACCCATACCTGCAAACCTGCTCCTGTGCCATGACATCGAGTACACGGACATGCGTCTGCCCAACCTCCTCGGACACGAGAGCATGTCCGAGGTCCTGCAGCAGGCATCCTCCTGGACCCCTCTGGTGCAAAAACAGTGTCACCCAGACACCAAGAAGTTTCTGTGTTCTCTGTTCGCTCCGGTGTGTCTGGATGATCTGGACGAGCCGATACAGCCGTGCAGGTCTCTGTGTGAGAGCGTGAAGAGCGGATGCGCTCCGGTGATGGCCGCCTTCGGGTTCCCTTGGCCGGACATGCTGGACTGCGCTCGCTTCCCTCTGGATAATGACCTGTGCATACCACCAGCGGGCGCAGATGCCCTAGTGCCAGTCACCAAGGAAG ttccAAGGGTGTGTGATGCCTGCAAAGAAAAGCCTGAGAATGACAATGAAATTGTAGACAGCTTGTGCAAAAATGACTTTG CTTTAAAGATCAAAGTCAAGGAGATCTCCTACATGAATGGCGACACCAAGATCATTCCAGAAACCAAGAGCAAAACGATCTACAAGCTGAACGGAGGCGTTACTGAGCGTGACCTCAAGAAGACGGTGCTCTGGCTGAAAGATggtcttcagtgtgtgtgtgatgagatgAACGACATCCATGCTGCTTATCTGGTGATGGGCCAGAAGATGGACGGAGATCTGGTCATCACGTCGCTGAAGCGCTGGCAGAAGGGTCAGCGCGAGTTTAAGAGAATTTCTCGCAGTATTCGCAAACTTCAGTGCTAG
- the LOC113108498 gene encoding pleiotropic regulator 1-like, whose protein sequence is MSEDVQKHSVHTLVFRSLKRTHDMFVSDHAKAVALDDQSYKMKMAVKMRAEYKPVLHMPVLKEGRERGSDPYGPLGYTLPDASPDYMVTGTHPYPSAPGVALTADTQMQKMPSEAAVHSMALALPPAQARQEASRTAASVAEIHRHAGAGERSHPPQHALSLLEGGTKSSALVPRKAPTMPKPQWHPPWKLYRVISGHLGWVRSIAVEPGNQWFVTGSADRTIKIWDLASGKLKLSLTGHISTVRGVAVSTRSPYLFSCGEDKQVKCWDLEYNKVIRHYHGHLSAVYDLDLHPTIDVLVTCSRDATARVWDIRSKANVHTLSGHTNTVATVKCQSAEPQVVTGSHDTTIRLWDLVAGKTRATLTNHKKSVRALVLHPRQYTFASGSPDNIKQWKCPDGNFIQNLSGHNAIINTLAVNSDGVLVSGADNGTIHMWDWRTGYNFQRIHAAVQPGSLDSESGIFACVFDQSESRLITAEADKTIKVYKEDDTATEESHPVNWKPEILKRKRF, encoded by the exons ATGTCTGAG GACGTACAGAAGCACTCGGTGCACACACTCGTGTTCCGCTCTTTGAAGAGGACTCATGATATGTTTGTGTCGGATCACGCTAAAGCAGTAGCGCTGGACGATCAGAG CTACAAGATGAAGATGGCAGTGAAGATGCGAGCGGAGTATAAGCCCGTGCTGCACATGCCTGTGCTGAAGGAGGGTCGAGAGCGAGGGTCTGACCCCTACGGCCCGCTGGGATACACGCTGCCCG ATGCTAGTCCAGATTACATGGTGACCGGGACTCATCCGTATCCATCTGCTCCGG GAGTGGCCCTCACTGCAGACACACAGATGCAGAAGATGCCCAGTGAAGCAGCGGTTCACTCCATGGCTCTGGCTCTTCCTCCGGCTCAAGCCAG GCAGGAAGCCAGTCGAACTGCAGCCAGTGTGGCAGAAATCCACCGACACGCCGGAGCCGGGGAGAGATCCCATCCACCGCAGCACGCACTG TCGCTCCTGGAGGGAGGCACAAAGAGTTCTGCACTGGTGCCTAGAAAGGCTCCCACCATGCCCAAACCTCAGTGGCACCCCCCATGGAAACTGTACCGA GTCATCAGCGGTCACCTGGGTTGGGTCAGATCTATAGCAGTGGAGCCGGGGAACCAGTGGTTTGTGACTGGATCAGCAGACAGGACTATAAAG ATCTGGGATCTTGCGAGCGGGAAGCTGAAGCTGTCTCTGACGGGTCACATCAGCACCGTGAGAGGAGTCGCGGTCAGCACTCGCAGTCCTTACCTCTTCTCCTGCGGCGAGGACAAGCAGGTCAAGTGCTGGGATCTGGAGTACAACAAG GTTATAAGACACTATCACGGCCATCTGAGCGCAGTGTATGACCTGGACCTCCATCCTACCATTGATGTGCTGGTGACCTGCAGCAGAGATGCCACCGCCAGA GTTTGGGACATCAGGTCCAAGGCGAATGTCCACACTCTTTCTGGACACACGAACACGGTGGCCACCGTCAAATGTCAAAGTGCCGAGCCTCAGGTGGTTACAG GAAGTCATGACACCACCATCAGACTCTGGGATCTGGTCGCTGGGAAGACTAGAGCCACTCTGACCAATCACAAGAAGTCTGTCAGAGCGCTGGTGCTCCACCCCAGACA GTACACCTTTGCCTCTGGCTCTCCAGACAACATCAAGCAGTGGAAATGTCCCGATGGGAACTTCATCCAAAACCTTTCAGGACACAACGCCATTATCAACACGCTGGCGGTCAATTCAGACGGCGTTCTGGTGTCAGGAG CTGATAACGGCACCATTCACATGTGGGACTGGAGGACTGGCTACAACTTCCAGAGGATCCACGCGGCGGTGCAGCCCGGCTCTCTGGACAGCGAGTCTGGGATCTTTGCGTGTGTGTTCGATCAGTCTGAGAGCCGCCTCATTACAGCAGAGGCCGACAAAACCATCAAGGTCTACAAAGAGGACGACACGGCT actgAGGAGTCCCATCCGGTTAATTGGAAACCTGAGATTCTGAAGAGGAaaagattttag